TCTTCCATCGTTTTATCCCAGCAGGAGTGATGTTCCATCAAActtacccccctcccctttcaccccctcctctcccactaaccccctctccccctcccttttcCACACTCTCCTCCCTTCCACACCCCCTTCAACTACCTCCGTCCATTAAGCCTCATTATCGCATCTGGCCCcctcatcaaccccccccccctctccccccttccttcccaccTCACCCTGGAGACTTGAAACATTagaacttcctccctccctcccttcccccatctctgctctctctctctcccccctcactgaccTCCCCATCTCTGCTCCTCCCCCCACCAGCGCAGACGGGTGCGCGTGGTCCCACCCTTGCTCGCTGGCCACTTCTGCGGCGTCGTCTGCGGCGTCGTCTGCGGCGTCGTCGGCGTCAGAGATGACGACCCCGTaccgggtggtgatgctgggggcgcCGGGGGTAGGCAAAACGGCCCTCGTCCACCAGTTCATGACCTCGGAGCACATCAACGCCTACGACAACTCCCTGGGTGAGTGCCTTTTGTCTCCTGTGAGTGCCTTTTATCTCCTGTGGGCGTCGGGGGGGCGCCGGGGGGCGTCGGGGGGCGCCGGGGGGCGCCGGGGGGCGTCTGGGGGGGGCGGGTGCTTAGGTCGTTTCGTAAATAAGGAGGTTCGCTAGACGAGTCTTTTTTTGCTGTTTTAAAGACTAACATaactcagcctaacctaacctaactcagtctaacctcacctaacctaacctaactcagtctaacctcacctaacctcccctaacctaactcagtctaacctcacctaacctaacctaacctaactcagcctaacctcacctaacctaacctaaccgttcccaacctaacctaacataacctaactcaacctaacccaacctcacctaacccaacctaaccttacaCAACCTGTCCTTTACTGAACCTAACTTGATTCAACCTGACCTAACTCATTCTAAACGAGCttcatataaaaaaaaactaatttaaTTCAGCTAATCCTAACCGTAGCTCAGCCTAACTCTTTTAACCTCAACCAGTCCAACCCAGCCTAACCAAGCTGATGTATCCTACCATAAACTAATCCAGCCTAACCTACCATAGTTAACAATTAGTAGATGAAGCGCCTATAAAAAAGACTGTGTAGGATTTGCCCAAACTGCTTTCAAACACCCCACGTCCTGGGCTCTACGTCCTGGGCTCTACGTCCTGGGCTCTACGTCCTGGGCTCTACGTCCTGGGCTCTACGTCCTGGGCTCTACGTCCTGGGCTCTACGTCCTGGGCTCTACGTCCTGGGCTCTACGTCCTGGGCTCTACGTCCTGGGCTCTACGTCCTGGGCTCTACGTCCTGGGCTCTACGTCCTGGGCTCTACGTCCTGGGCTCTACGTCCTGGGCTCTACGTCCTGGGCTCTACGTCCTGGGCTCTACGTCCTGGGCTCTACGTCCTGGGCTCTACGTCCTGGGCTCTACGTCCTGGGCTCTACGTCCTGGGCTCTACGTCCTGGGCTCTACGTCCTGGGCTCTACGTCCTGGACTTAATACTAATGTATTAACTACTTAAATACTGTATTTACTAGTGTAAATACTTAATACTGTATTAACTAGATGTATTTCCGTTTATGTTATCGGGATTGATAATCTTCCGCAGTTTCCTATTAAGGTGGATCTAAATTATGGCAGTTAGAGGTAATTATATAGAAGGAGGTTTCTGCACACACAGCTTGGGTCAAATGATGGAGCTGTGTTTGTTGATGTCTAGATGGAGTGATAATCTTGGTGTTGAGTTAGGTCTTGTTAGTGAGAATTGTCTTCTTATTCTTGGTTCTTCGTTGAGAACCATTGAGACGTTGTTGTTTTAGCAagcatatggaatatggatgaccTGGCTGGttcacctccctctccctcactccctcattcCTCCTTCTCCCTCAGACTTCTCCCTACCTCATTCATCTCACTCCCTCACAACATCTCTCACTtagatccccccccccttcacattgGTCTTGTTGGCTTCAGGAAACTGTTcccgaggggagggagaggcatagTGTATTTTGGCATCgttagtctgtctgtctgtctctctctctctctctctctctctctctctctctctctctctctctctctctctctctctctctctctctctctctctctctctctctctctctctaaaccaACCCAAAAATATATGTTTAACTATTTTATACTATATAACTCTACCTTCAACTGTGTATATTCCTTCACCTGTATCTGCTAATGTATACCTGGACCAGACTATTATTTATACCTGGACGAGCAGCTGTGTTTCCTGGACAAGTCAGGTAACTGGTAATCAGACTAGGGATTAGCTCAGTGATTATCTCAGCTTGTCAGCCAGGTCATCCCAGGGTcatcactgagagagagaaagagagagagagagagagagagagagagagagagagagagagagagagagagagagagagagagagagagagagagagagagagagagagagagagagagagagagaaactgacACTTCTATTTCAATTGTATTCAACCACCAATTACATTACCCGAGTGACTGTTATAATGTGGGGTAACCGTGACAAAAGTGACCGGCATGTTGGGTCACTTTGAACGCAAAAGTTCCTGTCATGCGTGCCAAGCATGACAGGAAGCATGGCATGAGTGAAGGCACTCTTGTCACGGTTGTCACTCTGTTATAATATCATTCTTGTTATTATTGATTAATACCGCAAGTGTGACAAGAGTGACTGGCATAATATAACAAGTGTGACGAAAGTGACTGTTTCAAGCTTGACCGGTGCAAGTGTGACCAGATCGTCCGGCTCAAGCGTGACAAGAGTGACTGGTATCAGGTGGTGGGCGTGACACAAGTCCATGCTGACCTCTGACCTCTAATCCGGTGACCTCTCCTCCGCTGACCTCTGTTATTCTTGTATTTTATTGCTCACCATTTGTTACCTGTTTTAATATTTTTGGTGAACGTCAGACCCTTTATTTCGCGAtatattttgtcctcacttgggtCCACCCGTGTTGAGATTTAGCTCCTGGGACCCCGTTGCTGGCTGTATTTACCACATCGTAATTTAGCTCCTAGGGGCCAGGTATTTGTTGTGTATTCCGGGTAGAGATTTAGATCGTGGGCTCCGGTATATGCTGTGTTTGATGGGTTGAGATCTAGCACCTGGGCCGGGTTTTAAGCCTATATATAAAGAGTCGATATTTAGTGGGAGACTGTGGGGCTCTTATCTTATGTGGCGGACTAAGACTTTAATCTCATGTTGGAAACTATGTTCATGGCTTTCTCAGTTAAAAAAATGTACACTATCTCCATCATGTTCTTGACATGCTTTTCAATCATGCATTAATCAGGTAAGATTTTTCGTCCTTGAATGCATTCTGGTGTTGCTTTCTTAAGATATTTTTCTCCCAAGTGTTCTACTAGTCTCTTGTTGCTCTACGCAAatcccctggtgggtgtgagtgtctaaaattctatacttcaaacttgtggtttataagcaagtctgtgcattaagcatgggcaacgagttctcccatataatagggcttgatgaaaaacgcgagagatccctcactgtctcattgcctggaaAGGATGGGatatctggttggttaaatatccCGGAATTCCCACCTTTTTAGGGCTCtgatgtatggtgtagtggatacaagtgtgtacctgccatcttgatggccagtgttcgagtcctctggtgggtggtgggtgggtgcctatatatatatatatatatatatatatatatatatatatatatatatatatatatatatatatatatatgactagatTGGATACATGTGAGGTCAACCATTGTTATAAAGACATTCTCTCATTTTTTTACTGCCTGTATACCTTGCTCGACTGAAGTATACTGTTCATACTACAGAAGATGGGTTCATTAACATGAAAATGCTTAACGTTCTGGTTTCAGATTATCTGCCGGGTTATATATTGTCACGTTATTCGTCACGTGTTAATTTGTTCCTGAtttaaacacaaacacacacatacacactggtggggctggtggctgagtggacagcgctctagactcgtggaactAGGGACCGGGCTTCGATCCCCGGTACCGCTggtaaaacaaatgggcagagtttcctttaccctgatgcgcctgttacctagcagtaaataggtacctgggagttacagccgctacgggctgattcctgtgtgtgtgtgtgtgtgtgtgtgtgtgtgtgtgtgtgtgtgtgtgtgtgtgtgtgtgtgtgtgtgtggtaaataAAATTAGTAgtaagaaacagttgattgacagttgagaggcgggcccaaagagcagagctcaacccccgcaagcacaactaggtaaatatacacacacacacacgcacgcacacacacacacactctaacatTCCTTCTGTTTTATATCACGTGACGTGCCTGAGCCAATTTGGTGAGATAAAATTAAGGATAGCTGTgatttggtaaaaaatgaataaccAACCAATCAGCAAAGAGCTCGCTGACATAAACGCAAGAGCTGCATGCCTCCAATTGGCTCTCGTGAGTGCACTTGACATTCAGCCTTAATGAGAAGAAACCACTCTTACTGCTAGCTCTCAAGAGCCCGTGAACCGCAGACGTGATCGTCAGAGTAGCGAAGCTCAATTTCACGTTACTGTGAAtttccctttatatatatatatgtatatatatatatatatatatatatatatatatatatatatatatgtgtgtgtgtgtgtgtgtgtgtgtgtgtgtgtgtgggtcatttGCATTTATGGAGATCAGAGCACTTGATCAttcttatactgtatatattattcatatatatatagcagAGTTAGTCAGGTGTGGGAACACACGCGCACAACTACAGTGAATGAAACAAGAGCAACTACTTTGCTCGCCCAACAAAGACAATACAGTGggagaacagtgtgtgtgtgtttgttagagTTGCGTCTGCATTAGTTATTACCAGCTacgaaaaacacacaaaaaaaacaaaaaaaaagctgAATACGTTAATTAACATTATACATCTTCCGTGCCAGGATGGCTGTAATGTATTATTCAgaaaatattggtaacaatggaAATAAACATTCGCTCTTggcatttatttaaaaaaaaaagagagagagttgAAAGCTGAATATATTAACAATAACTTTTGTGTTTCTGAAACAGGCGAACACGGTGAACCTTCTGATGAAATTTAAAcagtgagaatatatatatatatgtatatataaaatatatataatatatttttttttgagtCTACTCAAATACACTAACAATCTCTCTATGCTCAAACAAATCAGTACAAAACACACTAACAAGCTTTCTCAAAATTCCGCTACATATTTGTTTTACATAAAGGGGGTATTAAAaacaccccttcccccctcccccctcccttcaccccccccctcactcaagCCCTCCACAACCAAAGCAAAAGACTGATAATTCCCTCGTGCACACTAGGTTGAAATTCTAAGCCAATAGCATGCAAATTTTGAACCTTTGGCACGTTAGGCACTTTCGAGGCAATATCCGGAGAGTTTAGGTCAGGAAATGAAGTCGGTTTGAGTGTGATAATAAAGAAAACGGGGAGAGAAAGTAAAGCCGGAGGCATAGAGAGAAAACAGGAAggtgagagaaatatatatatatatatataaagagaaaacTGAGAATGAGAGAAAACGGAAGCTGTTAGAAAAATCGAGACAGAGAGAAGAAAcacgaagcagagagagagaaaacaggaAGCTGAGATAGAAAATGGTTAGTTCTTGTTGCTATAACGTTCAtgggaaagagtgagagagagagagagatgagtatTATTGTGAGAGGAAGGTCGATGATAGTCTCCGTTATTACGTCCATAAATAGTTCGTTATTTTGATGACGTGTTCGTCCTCATCGTCATCATCCCCACACAGCATCCACCcccccatcatcaccatcaccatcatcatcaacaccatcaccaccatctccgTCACCATCCCCACAACATCTTCCTCATCTCCAAGATCTCTGTCGGCATCCCACACAACATCCACccaatcaccatcaccatcatgacTACAAcatttaccaccaccacacctagcgccacccaccaccacccctcacctcactaccacctttaacaccactaccaccactaccattaaccACTACCACCGAACAATAACCTCCGCAAAGACCAGCACTACTATTAATATCACCATCATCCTCAACACCATCACTAACAACATTACCACCCCCCCCTACCACCGcaaccaccactattaccactaacaccagagacacacacaggcagggtgacatcagcagcatatgagacgctgacaaacattagaacgtcgtttagaaacctaaatcacAAATCCATCAAGGAGTTCTACACAACATtagttagaccaatactggaatatgcagctccattaccaccacccactaccactcatCCTACTCTGCTATTGTTTACAGCCCAATAAATCACTATTCGTCACTGTTCCACTGCTATATCACTGCAGTATATGACAGCATTAAAACTGTAGTGAATTAATTGTGAATAACATTACAATACACCGCTGCTATAGTCTGTATAAGGTAAAATTAGCACCCAGCTCGAcctatgagtttgggtggatatacatATAGGagctatgtatcctatatgtatatcCACCATATAGGATATACATATAGGATATCCTATATGGATATCCATATCCATATATAtcctatatggatatatatatatatatatatatatatatatatatatatatatatatatatatatatatatatatatatatatatatatatatgtctatagccTCGTATAGACCAATTGATCTTGTGCTGCTTCTCCTTTTCTTAATGTAACTTTCATCTTTTTCTACGTAAGGGTCCTTTTAAGTGCCCATGTAATTTGTTTGCGAAATATTGGTGAGTTATTTTTGGTGCTCTTTGTCATATGTTATCATGTTGTGTCAAGTGTTGGGTCATGTGTTGTGTCATGTGTTGTGTCAAGTGTTGGGTCATGTGTTGTGTCATGTGTTGTGTCAAGTGTTGTGTCATGTGTTGTGTCATGTGTTGTGTCATGTGTTGTGTCAAGTGTTGTGTCAAGTGTTGGGTCATGTGTTGTGTCATGTGTTGTGTCAAGTGTTGTGTCATGTGTTGTGTCATGTGTTGTGTCAtgtgttgtgtcaggtgttgtgtcaagtgttgtgtcaggtgttgtgtcaagtgttgtgtcaggtgttgtgtcaAGTGTTGTGTCAAGTGTTGTGTTATATGCTGCGTCACAAATGAAATAAAAATCTGTCCAATTCAACAAAACGGGATTTATGGTTAAAGAAAAACATTAGCAGTTCAAATAATTACACTTTCATTATGGTAATTCACATTTTACTATAAATAGCTCGAAGCGGCAATCATTCAAATGACACAATTACGCTTCAAGTGGTTCTCAAGACCAAAACTAACCACCTTACCAGTTTCTGGCATAGATTATCTTGAAGCTGCACTCGTAGACTACTCGAGGAAGGTCTTACAAATTTTCAATAATCCCCAAAATATGTTGTGATACCTATCATGCATTTTCACACAACTCATATTAGCAGCTCAAAAATAGGAAGTTAGGAAATaggaaaaggcctattggcccatacaacacCCTATTTCACCCCTCACTGATTAAATATTGGGTTACTCAAgttaacttttatatatatatatatatatatatatatatatatatatatatatatatatatatatatatatatatatatatatatatatatattccctctgCCTTTGAGAATGTTGACAGGTTCATTCAAACGCATCCCTCAGAGTCTAATATAATACTTTTTAATCAATTTTGGAGGGTTATTTTTTCAACTTTCTCTTCTCAAGTAAGGTACCTGTTTACCgcgaggtgaacaggcgcatcagggtgaaagaaagaagCTCTCTTCTCAAGAAGAATATAAAAATATAGAAAAGATTCGAGCTGGAATCATTGGTCTCTCCTTTTGTCTCACATTATAAAGCCTATTTACAAGAAAGAAtgatgccaatatatatatatatatatatatatatatatatatatatatatatatatatatatatatattatatatatattatatatatatatatatatatatatatatatatatatatatatatatatatatataatgtaagtcCTGCCTACATGCTTGAGGCGCGTCCGTAACTGATCAATCGCTGACATGAGCCGTCTCTTTCTTCGTTTATCGAAATTAGTTTCTTTTTAAAAAATGCAACGCGCCTGTTCCGAGAAAATCAGGTTCTCATTGGTCACTCAAAAGTCCAAACTTTTCCCCTAACTACTGGGCAATTCCCCTCAAGTTTTGGCCAATCACCGCAGCACTTTACGCACAATAGGCAGTTCCATCGACGATCGTCAGTCAAAAGTTAAGAGGGCTACAGCAGAATAGTGGTTTACTGCGTGGCTCACGGTACGTGTATGAATACAGGGCGGTGTATTCATACACAAGTGTATACATAACCTGTTATTGTCCAGTGTCACGCTTTCATGGCTCCAGGAATAATATACGGAAACGATGTTatagaaatgtatatatatatatatatatatatatatatatatatatatatatatgtcgtacctaatagccagaacgcacttctcagcctactattcaaggcccgatttgcctaataagccaagttttcatgaattaatgttttttcgtctaccaaacctacctaacctaacctaacctagctttttttggctacctaacctaaccttacctataaatataggttaggttaggttaggtagggttggttaggttcggtcatatatctacgttaattttaactccaataaaaaaaaattgacctcatacatagagaaaagggttgctttatcatttcataagaaaaaaattatagtaaatatattaattcaggaaaacttggcttattaggcaaatcgggccttgaatagtaggctgagaagtgagttctggctactaggtacgacatatatatatatatatatatatatatatatatatatatatatatatatatatatatatatatatatatatattgactatTGACGACCGTCACCACAAGTCTtatctaaacaagaggatgggtcggtatattcataattatatttgtgtgtatgtatgtatgtatacgttTAGAGTTGGCAGCGCAAATTACGTTGGATTAGTGCAACAGAAAACAAAGAAATTGAAGCGCAGTTAATTACATGTTGCAAGTATGGACAACAATGGAATTAAGAGCGAGGCACCTGGACCCCATTGGCTGTACGCTGGTGAGCTGCTAAATCAACGCTCACATGGACATGAAACTTGTATTTAACACTTTATACTTATCATAAAATAGAAATACCTATCACGATCTCATTGAAACTGTTTACAATACTGAACTATTtgaaggatgttgatccggacaatttccttaagaggtcagatgtaacacaaacaaggaccaATGGAACAAATCAACACAGGGCCAtgacgaaggttcgaacctacgtcccagacactgctttaatcgactgctTAAACCAATGGTTTCATCTCAACAAGCCACACTGTAGGACTGGGAAAAGgagatgttttttttttcaccCAAAGGGCTATACACCCGCGGAACCACCTACCcgttgaagccgtaaatgccaaaactctgttaaattTTAGAATCGAACTGGTGAAGATTATCAGGGGcaaatgggggagagggggggacctgtgacaagccgccggcttcctgtccttgtcgagacCATTCGTGTTAGTggacctcaggtaaattcaggtatgaTGGTGTGAGATAATTAGAATCCATTGGTGGTGTTCATCGGCCCCAGGATTTTCAAAATCTTGTTTCaatcataaattatatatataaatatattattgacCTGTATTGTATTGACCCATATTGACTAGCCCCTAGTCCCCGATACCCACCTGTAGTGACTAGCCCCCCCTAGTCctcgacccccctcccccccacctgtaTTGACCAGCCCCCTAGTCCCcagacccccccaccccacct
The DNA window shown above is from Procambarus clarkii isolate CNS0578487 chromosome 21, FALCON_Pclarkii_2.0, whole genome shotgun sequence and carries:
- the LOC138367233 gene encoding integumentary mucin A.1-like, translating into MLGCSCVGPEPVARESVEEDVGEDEGEDVGEDEGDYVGEEVGEEVGEDEGTFTAAGIDKHATCPRCPIAYNTTLDTTLDTTPDTTLDTTPDTTLDTTPDTTHDTTHDTTHDTTLDTTHDTTHDPTLDTTLDTTHDTTHDTTHDTTLDTTHDTTHDPTLDTTHDTTHDPTLDTT